The following proteins are encoded in a genomic region of Chaetodon auriga isolate fChaAug3 chromosome 8, fChaAug3.hap1, whole genome shotgun sequence:
- the LOC143324877 gene encoding uncharacterized protein LOC143324877, producing the protein MHSSDPLPLSPFFNSSYNKMKELSAFNQVMTFKAPSIQRMIQVVHRVAQKSCRQACQLFCCPVGTMLCEKACWTCCPAQNNQTPEVKTSQVALLGPPSTILIVNISNSTLVDCVIGNDTYPSVVADSQPLMQESELQIHNQARCSCSQGQQREAQASPPPSAEPPSVNIHSSHLNCVIIGDNNYMHAEQTHSTETEELQV; encoded by the exons ATGCACAGCTCCGACCCTCTACCTCTGAGTCCtttttttaacagcagctataacaaaatgaaagaacTATCGGCGTTCAATCAG GTGATGACGTTCAAAGCCCCCAGCATACAGAGGATGATCCAGGTGGTGCACAGGGTGGCGcagaagagctgcagacaggCCTGTCAGCTGTTCTGCTGCCCCGTAGGCACTATGCTGTGTGAAAAGGCATGCTGGACATGCTGCCCAG CTCAGAATAATCAAACTCCAGAGGTTAAAACTTCACAAG TGGCACTCCTTGGTCCGCCGTCGACCATTTTGATTGTGAACATCAGCAACTCCACCTTGGTCGACTGCGTCATTGGGAACGACACGTACCCATCTGTGGTGGCAGACAGTCAGCCTCTGATGCAGGAATCTGAGCTCCAAATACACA ATCAGGCAaggtgcagctgcagccaagggcagcagagggaagcacaggcctctcctcctccgtcagCAGAGCCGCCGAGCGTCAACATCCACAGTTCCCACCTCAACTGTGTCATCATCGGAGACAACAACTACATGCACGCTGAGCAGACCCACTCAACTGAAACTGAAGAACTGCAAGTGTAA
- the LOC143325219 gene encoding LOW QUALITY PROTEIN: dynein regulatory complex protein 9-like (The sequence of the model RefSeq protein was modified relative to this genomic sequence to represent the inferred CDS: substituted 1 base at 1 genomic stop codon), with the protein MSLSRIQSLRLAAVLEDCSDQLDLLGHTLTVKISREQGTAAAQEKARLTKLRRDCQYISQQVFKLHLELEEKQSFSCLQQVVEEEEQKKKAENMRREAKKELEQRKQTLQRXQEECRQKTEKLQDMYGLIKDLQHQLNEQSSKVANKKKIVEKIIELQLQQAQKESSQAEKLLEKQLELLHKQLREETRVHEESEKFLQNRYEEMQQLLQQWQQRTEQMLQEKKQQLNNVRCKRTVNLDRLMEMRRKFREMEEVVMEDREEQEKLRQQEAEARAATKLQAWWRGCMVRRGLGSFKKAEEGKKGQKKKKEGKKKKKKKK; encoded by the exons ATGTCTCTATCCCGGATTCAGAGTCTGAGACTGGCAGCTGTACTGGAGGACTGTTCAGACCAGTTGGATTTACTGGGACATACTCTGACGGTAAAGATCAGCAGGGAGCAAgggactgcagcagcacag gagaAGGCCAGGCTTACCAAACTGAGAAGAGACTG TCAGTACATCTCACAGCAGGTTTTCAAGCTACATCTGGAGCTAGAGGAGAAGCAGAGTTTCAGTTGTCTGCAgcaggtggtggaggaagaggagcagaagaagaaggctgAGAACATGAGAAG agaggcaaagaaagagctggagcagagaaaacaaactctTCAGAGATGACAAGAGGAGTGTCGACAGAAAACTGAGAAACTGCAG GACATGTACGGGCTTATCAAAGACCTGCAGCATCAGCTGAATGAGCAGTCGTCAAAGGTTGCCAACAAGAAGAAGATTGTGGAGAAAATCATcgagctgcagcttcagcaggcaCAAAAGGAGAGCAGCCaggctgagaagctgctggagaagcagCTGGAG ctgctgcacaaacagctgAGGGAGGAGACGAGAGTTCATGAGGAGTCAGAGAAATTCCTGCAAAATCGATATGAG gagatgcagcagctgctgcagcagtggcagcagcgcACAGAGCAgatgctgcaggagaagaagcagcagctgaacaaTGTGCGCTGCAAAAGAACAGTGAAtttggacagactgatggaaatGAGGAGGAAG TtcagggagatggaggaggtggtgatggaggacagggaggagcaggagaaactGCGCCAACAGGAGGCAGAAGCCAGAGCTGCTACCAAG CTGCAGGCCTGGTGGAGAGGCTGCATGGTCCGCCGAGGTCTCGGTAGTTTTaaaaaagcagaggaaggtAAGAAAggccagaagaagaagaaggagggaaagaagaagaagaagaagaagaaatga
- the psma2a gene encoding proteasome subunit alpha type-2, translating to MAERGYSFSLTTFSPSGKLVQIEYALAAVAAGAPSVGIKASNGVVLATEKKQKSILYDEQSVHKVEPITKHIGMVYSGMGPDYRVLVRRARKLAQQYFLVYQEPIPTGQLVQRVASVMQEYTQSGGVRPFGVSLLIAGWDEDHPYLFQSDPSGAYFAWKATAMGKNYVNGKTFLEKRYNNDLELEDAIHTAILTLKESFEGQMTEENIEVGICNEAGFKRLTPAEVKDYLAAIA from the exons atGGCGGAACGAGGTTACAGTTTCTCCCTCACCACATTTAG CCCCTCTGGTAAACTGGTTCAGATTGAATATGCCCTGGCAGCTGTAGCAGCCGGAGCACCCTCAGTTGGCATCAAAG cttccAATGGAGTTGTCCTGGCTacagagaagaaacaaaagtCAATTCTGTACGATGAGCAGAGTGTCCATAAAGTGGAGCCTATCACAAAACACATAGGCATGGTCTACAGCGGCATGGGCCCTGACTACAG GGTTTTAGTGCGACGAGCCCGGAAGTTGGCACAACAGTACTTCCTGGTTTACCAGGAACCAATCCCCACAGGCCAGCTTGTCCAGAGAGTGGCCTCTGTAATGCAAGAGTACACACAGTCTGG TGGAGTACGTCCCTTTGGCGTTTCATTGCTGATAGCTGGATGGGATGAAGACCACCCCTACCTGTTCCAGTCAGACCCCTCT GGTGCATATTTTGCTTGGAAAGCCACAGCCATGGGAAAGAACTATGTTAATGGAAAAACATTCCTTGAAAAAAG GTATAACAATGATCTGGAATTGGAAGATGCCATCCACACAGCCATCTTGACATTGAAG GAGAGCTTTGAGGGTCAGATGACAGAGGAGAACATCGAGGTGGGGATCTGTAATGAGGCCGGCTTCAAAAGACTCACCCCAGCGGAGGTGAAAGACTACCTGGCAGCCATTGCGTGA